Genomic window (Fibrobacter succinogenes):
ACGATGCGTTTCGTGGTCACGTACCTGCTGTTGCTCGCCGCTTCTCACAAGCAGTTTCGCAGCAAGAACTGGAAGCACGAACTGATCCTGTTCATCTGCGGTATCACAGGTTGCACGCTCTACTTCTGGACCGAGAATACAGCGCTTTCGCTGGCGCCGTCGAGCAACGTCTCGCTTATCGTCTGCATCACACCGCTGCTCATCATGATCTTTGGCGGGCTTTTCTACAAGAGCGAACGGCTCGGCAAGCGGCAGATTCTCGGCTGTTTCGTCACGTTCATTGGCATGGTACTCGTGGTGCTGAACGGGAAGTTCATCCTGAAGCTCTCCCCGCTCGGCGACTTCCTCGCCATCAGCGCCGCACTCGTGTGGACCATCTATTCGCTTGTAGTCCGCAAGCTCAACGGCGAGTATTCCACACTGTTCATCACGCGCAAGATTTTCTTCTACGGTGCGCTCACGTCCATCCCCGCGCTGTTCATCGAGGCGGGCGGCAGCGTAGCGAAGGTGGCCGATATCCCGTGGCATAATTTCGCGGAACCCGTCGTGGCGCTCAACTTCCTCTGCCTCACGGTTTTCTCGTCGCTGTTCGGCTACCTCGTATGGAACAAGGTGATGAAACAGATCGGCACGGTGCTCGCGAGCAACTACCTCTACGCCATCCCGCTCGTCACCATCATTACCGCGGTCATCGCGCTTAGCGAGCGCATCACGCCAGTCGCCATCGCAGGCGCTGCAGCAACTGTTGCCGGCATGATCATCGCCGAGATGAAACGCAAACCTTAATTCTTAATGCAACGGATAGCGTAGGCGAAGTATCCGCGCATTATCGATTCCTTATCCAAGTCGTACTGGTTCGAGAGAATCCATGCGTAGCGATTCATGTTGTCTTCGCCCCAGAAATAGGCCTTGGTGCCTTCACCGTCGTACTCGCCCGTGCTGGCGCGGTAACCAGCCGGCAAGGCAGAGAACCCGCTCGCGTTCGTGGCAACGACATTGTCACCGAAAATCGTATCTTCCCATTCGCCCACGGCACGCAGCGAACCATTGTTGTCGCCGTACGTTTCCTTTGCCGCATTGGTCAGGTCGCGCCAATCGGATGCCTGCGGGATGGCCCAACCTTCAGGGCAAGCTTTGGCGGCATCGAATTCCTGGTAGAAGCGCCCATACTTCTCGCAATTCGCGAGGATATTATTCAAGCAGAACGTAGAATCGAGGGAAACGGAACCGTCGGTACTCTTGGAAAAGTTCAGGTTCTCGGCCATCCATGTCTTGCCACCGATAACGACCGTCTTGTAACTCTTGCCGTCACGCGGATCTTGCAAGGTACCGTATTCCACATCCGGAGCAACGGACGCACTAGAAGCGGCAGAAGAACCGTTGCCCTCGAACACATATGACAGCCCGCTGGAAAACGGGTTTATCATGGAGCTAGAGCTCTTAGGGAGTGCGGCGTCACTTGAGCTTTCCGCAATTTCCGAAGAAGTCTGCGGTTCCGCTACAGCGCTGCTCGAAGGGTTGATCGATCCGGAAGATTCAACCGGCACCGTATTTTCTTGCGGACCGGATGACGAATCAGAACCGCACGCCACCAAGCCGAAAAACAAAGCGGCAGCCAAAACGACAAAATCTATAGACTTGAAATTCATCTATCCCCCTAAAAAAAACGCGCGCAAAAAACTACAAAAAGACGCGGGAAACGTCACGACGATTTATTCCCGGTGCTCATGCAGGTACAGGTTCGCCTCGCCCACGGCAAGTTCAGAACCCTTGACAATCCATTCGTCATCCATCCCGGTGCGGTATTTCACCACGACGCGGTAGCGGTTTTCGGTCTGCAAGACTTCGGGCGGAACCGTCCAGAAATTCTCGGTACCCACGACCATCTCGAGCTCATAGGATTTACCGGCATTCGCTTCGTAAATCGTGATGGAATTCACCATATCTTTCGGGTTTCGCACCTGGACAATGCTCCAGAACGAACTCGCGCCTTCCTTGACCCAGAGCGAAGTGGAA
Coding sequences:
- a CDS encoding DMT family transporter, with protein sequence TMRFVVTYLLLLAASHKQFRSKNWKHELILFICGITGCTLYFWTENTALSLAPSSNVSLIVCITPLLIMIFGGLFYKSERLGKRQILGCFVTFIGMVLVVLNGKFILKLSPLGDFLAISAALVWTIYSLVVRKLNGEYSTLFITRKIFFYGALTSIPALFIEAGGSVAKVADIPWHNFAEPVVALNFLCLTVFSSLFGYLVWNKVMKQIGTVLASNYLYAIPLVTIITAVIALSERITPVAIAGAAATVAGMIIAEMKRKP
- a CDS encoding FISUMP domain-containing protein, with translation MNFKSIDFVVLAAALFFGLVACGSDSSSGPQENTVPVESSGSINPSSSAVAEPQTSSEIAESSSDAALPKSSSSMINPFSSGLSYVFEGNGSSAASSASVAPDVEYGTLQDPRDGKSYKTVVIGGKTWMAENLNFSKSTDGSVSLDSTFCLNNILANCEKYGRFYQEFDAAKACPEGWAIPQASDWRDLTNAAKETYGDNNGSLRAVGEWEDTIFGDNVVATNASGFSALPAGYRASTGEYDGEGTKAYFWGEDNMNRYAWILSNQYDLDKESIMRGYFAYAIRCIKN